From the genome of Apodemus sylvaticus chromosome 3, mApoSyl1.1, whole genome shotgun sequence, one region includes:
- the LOC127680073 gene encoding olfactory receptor 2A12-like, whose amino-acid sequence MIPGQNQSWVSEFILLGFSSDHTTNSILFIVFLLIYLSSVLGNGLIIMLVCLDTQLHTPMYFFLCVLSLLDMSFVTTTMPQMLVHLLAYSQAISFTGCWMQMYVFGALGITECTFFVVKAYDRYVAICYPLHYTVILNWGLCIRLASGTWICCFFSSLVHTFFTMSLSYCGPNRVNHYLCEGPSVRSLACMGTHLIEMLDLVLSVFLVIVPVSLIVASYIHIAKAILKIKSTQARCKAFSTCASHLTVVTLFYAPAIYIYMRPNSSSSPEQDKQVSLFYNVFTALLNPVVYSLRNKDIKRTFLKVMGYGR is encoded by the coding sequence ATGATCCCAGGGCAGAACCAAAGTTGGGTTTCTGAGTTCATCCTGCTTGGCTTCTCCAGTGACCACACGACCAACAGCATCCTCTTCATTGTCTTCCTTCTCATCTACCTGAGCTCAGTCCTGGGCAACGGGCTCATCATCATGCTGGTCTGCCTGGACACACAGCTGcacactcccatgtacttcttcctctgtgtcctctccCTGTTGGATATGAGCTTTGTCACCACCACCATGCCCCAGATGTTGGTGCATCTTCTTGCTTACTCTCAGGCCATCTCCTTCACTGGCTGCTGGATGCAGATGTATGTGTTCGGTGCCCTGGGTATAACTGAGTGCACCTTCTTTGTTGTCAAGGCTTATGACAGGTATGTGGCCATTTGCTATCCATTGCATTACACTGTCATCCTCAACTGGGGCCTGTGCATACGGTTGGCATCAGGGACTTGGAtatgttgtttcttttcttccttagtGCATACTTTCTTCACCATGAGTCTATCATATTGTGGGCCCAACAGGGTCAACCACTACTTGTGTGAAGGTCCTTCAGTGCGTAGCCTGGCTTGCATGGGTACCCACCTCATTGAGATGCTGGACTTGGTCTTGAGTGTCTTTTTGGTCATTGTTCCAGTTTCTCTCATTGTGGCCTCCTACATTCATATTGCCAAGGCGATTCTCAAGATCAAGTCCACCCAGGCCCGCTGCAAGGCTTTCTCTACCTGTGCCTCCCACCTGACTGTGGTCACACTCTTCTATGCTCCAGCCATTTACATCTACATGAGGCCCAACTCCAGCTCCTCCCCTGAGCAAGACAAGCAGGTCTCACTCTTTTACAATGTCTTCACAGCCTTGCTCAACCCTGTGGTCTACAGTCTGAGAAACAAAGATATCAAGAGGACATTTCTCAAGGTAATGGGTTATGGCAGATAG